The following coding sequences are from one Solea solea chromosome 11, fSolSol10.1, whole genome shotgun sequence window:
- the LOC131469107 gene encoding zinc finger and BTB domain-containing protein 39, with product MRIRLQGPGHAASLLAELNGCRQSRRYCDVFLQVGNRTFAAHRAVLACAGSYFQNLFTRAPASSTTAFSLEFISPANFEKVLTFVYTGEILTDLIDVGVLYELAERLGVGELVRACHAIFPDLQASVTANCKSSSPGDLTLDSSMVTAASAVAIVSTASVSASSVCSSAASCSSLSSSAGLSAAPTPAAASSPPFTARTARAGHATHSDALTLNLKAEDVQSHIGYGQMASDHQLPEGHLLTSSQSCQNSNSVLPSGPVLQLKTEQGLEEEDEEAGGSCEETNREGRVSGSVPQSSEPVPTVSCSFPDSSAQLIAETCTPTSSLGEPLCSLQVGAVEGGVVDMQRDSGLMFREAAGEENEEREALQGNGAVEGTEEEQWRQLASEIIELSDDENFIEDGDEEDDEDDLVCVENGNGGSSSSQVTGATLSCKACAVPLSADPAAIRRHAETHLTEMGLCRVCGASYPDHAAGVTHALSHIGVQLFTCDMCHQQFCSQNKLLRHHHHSSSSYTIPQAALTNSSQGLGSELQCAVCTKTLSKDFQTVKDHLLNHVCPQSLSCGVCHLPQLSLCSLLWHTLTHLSLPVFTCPHCARCFVGRPLLDRHMTVHAEEAAAKEREQLALRTYRVEADGVGGGGMAGLEELHCFLCPQTFRSSSAFQYHLSLHTNESLGSGGGVGGQGWFGKRKADQSLECPPSSSSSSPRDASGLIKISNLGLGLGMGFSVPDKFFQGSVHSLSSGVFSSESAGQEGGPAAAGVRYRCRYCGKRFAHSGEFTYHLRIHTGEKPYQCKVCLRFFRGRSTMICHLKTHAGALMYRCTVCGLYFSTLKLVSSHMELHKDHLPPDFNIEQTFMYNDHSKEPLPTVDS from the exons ATGAGGATCCGGCTGCAGGGTCCTGGCCATGCTGCCAGCCTCCTTGCTGAGCTCAACGGCTGCCGCCAATCACGTCGCTACTGTGATGTGTTCCTACAAGTTGGAAACCGCACATTCGCAGCACACCGAGCGGTGCTGGCCTGTGCCGGGTCCTACTTCCAAAACCTGTTCACCCGAGCTCCGGCCTCTTCCACCACTGCCTTCTCACTGGAGTTTATCTCACCGGCCAACTTTGAGAAGGTCCTGACGTTTGTCTACACTGGGGAAATCCTGACTGATCTCATTGATGTTGGAGTACTGTATGAGCTGGCTGAGAGGCTGGGTGTAGGTGAACTGGTGAGGGCCTGTCACGCCATCTTCCCTGACCTGCAAGCGTCTGTGACTGCAAACTGTAAATCCAGCAGCCCTGGAGACCTCACACTGGACTCAAGCATGGTAACTGCTGCATCTGCAGTAGCTATTGTTAGCACAGCTTCTGTATCTGCATCCTCAGTGTGTTCATCAGCTGCCTCCTGCTCATCGCTGTCTTCATCAGCTGGTCTGTCTGCTGCCCcgactcctgctgctgcttcctcaccCCCCTTCACAGCCAGGACAGCCAGAGCAGGCCACGCAACTCACTCTGATGCTCTGACTCTGAACCTGAAGGCAGAAGATGTCCAGTCTCATATTGGCTATGGACAAATGGCATCAGATCATCAACTACCAGAAGGACATCTACTAACCAGCAGTCAGTCCTGTCAGAACAGCAACAGTGTGTTGCCTTCAGGTCCTGTGCTTCAACTGAAGACTGAGCAGGGgctggaagaggaggatgaggaggcagGAGGCAGCTGTGAGGAAACCAACAGAGAGGGCCGAGTCAGTGGCTCTGTGCCTCAAAGCAGTGAACCTGTGCCTACAGTCTCCTGCTCCTTCCCCGACTCTTCAGCCCAGCTCATAGCTGAGACCTGCACCCCAACATCCTCTTTAGGAGAGCCACTGTGCAGCCTGCAGGTCGGGGCAGTGGAAGGCGGAGTGGTAGACATGCAGAGGGACAGTGGGTTGATGTTTCGAGAGGCAGCGGGGGAAGAAAATGAGGAGAGGGAGGCTCTGCAAGGTAATGGAGCAGTAGAGGGaacagaggaggagcagtggaGACAGCTGGCAAGTGAGATCATCGAGTTGAGCGATGATGAGAACTTCATTGAGGATGGCGATGAAGAGGACGATGAAGACGACCTGGTTTGCGTGGAGAATGGAAATGGCGGGAGCTCGAGCAGTCAg GTCACAGGAGCCACACTGTCATGTAAAGCCTGTGCAGTGCCTCTCTCAGCAGACCCTGCTGCCATTAGAAGACATGCCGAGACCCATCTGACAGAGATGGGTCTTTGCAGGGTGTGTGGGGCTTCCTACCCGGACCATGCCGCTGGTGTCACCCACGCACTCTCCCACATCGGAGTGCAGCTCTTCACCTGTGACATGTGTCACCAGCAATTCTGCAgccaaaacaaactgctacGGCACCACCACCACTCATCCTCCAGTTACACCATACCGCAGGCAGCACTCACCAACAGCAGCCAGGGCCTTGGCTCCGAGCTGCAGTGTGCCGTGTGCACCAAAACCCTCAGCAAGGACTTCCAG ACTGTCAAAGACCACCTGCTGAACCATGTGTGTCCTCAGAGCCTGAGCTGTGGAGTGTGTCACCTCCCCCAGCTCTCCCTGTGCTCCCTGCTGTGGCACACCCTCACCCACCTCTCTTTGCCTGTTTTCACTTGCCCACATTGTGCCCGCTGCTTTGTAGGGCGCCCCCTCCTGGACAGACATATGACTGTTCATGCTGAGGAGGCAGCAGCTAAGGAGAGGGAGCAGTTGGCACTGAGGACTTACAGAGTTGAGGCAGATGGAGTTGGGGGAGGAGGTATGGCAGGCCTGGAAGAGTTGCATTGCTTCCTTTGCCCACAGACATTCCGCTCATCATCTGCCTTTCAATACCACCTCAGCCTGCACACCAATGAGTCTCTGGGGAGTGGAGGAGGTGTCGGGGGCCAGGGCTGGTTTGGCAAACGAAAAGCTGACCAGTCTCTGGAGTGTCCTCCATCTTCCAGCTCCTCATCCCCACGGGATGCAAGTGGCCTCATTAAAATAAGCAACCTGGGTTTGGGTCTGGGAATGGGCTTCAGTGTACCAGATAAGTTCTTTCAGGGGTCAGTACACAGCTTGTCCTCTGGGGTCTTTTCTAGTGAGAGCGCAGGGCAGGAGGGGGGACCTGCAGCAGCAGGGGTCCGTTACCGCTGCCGCTACTGCGGTAAACGATTCGCCCACTCGGGGGAGTTCACCTATCACCTTCGCATCCACACCGGGGAAAAACCCTACCAGTGCAAAGTCTGTCTACGGTTCTTCAGAGGCCGCTCCACCATGATCTGCCACCTGAAGACCCACGCTGGCGCTCTCATGTACCGCTGCACCGTCTGCGGCCTTTACTTCTCCACGCTGAAGCTGGTGTCGTCACATATGGAGCTCCACAAGGACCACCTGCCGCCGGACTTCAACATCGAGCAGACCTTCATGTACAACGATCACTCGAAAGAACCGCTGCCCACTGTGGACTCTTGA
- the gpr182 gene encoding G-protein coupled receptor 182 → MSLQEPNHTNSWNGTPWFIHECTIELDSNYRRIALFLIYLFIFMVGLLENALVIWVNWRRRHSANGVLFCVINMSLSDMMVIVIQPFFMMEVTMNEVWLWGRFLCKVTHLIYMINFYSSTFFLAFMTMERYLSLTRPSSPALFPVAGRRRWLLCGGLWVFSFFMALIENVHVDLLEWDEPGCYMMPEYHYIEWYVSVTFLCSIFQFLLPATVIITCNVLIARAVQTAPDVQGRRDVWLVHVYSLVFVMCWLPYHLVMLLLNIDDLNPLILSCNAFEVLYFSFSVVQSLTLFHCIANPILYNFLSKSFRNNLINTVVTYIPRERAVDQPNSLNGGGTDLGKQRKLSNASTSQSDVAS, encoded by the coding sequence ATGAGCCTTCAGGAGCCCAACCACACAAACTCCTGGAATGGCACACCGTGGTTTATCCACGAGTGCACCATCGAGCTGGACTCTAATTACAGGCGCATCGCCCTCTTCTTGATCTACCTGTTCATCTTCATGGTGGGCCTGCTGGAGAACGCCCTGGTCATCTGGGTGAACTGGCGTCGACGACATTCCGCCAACGGGGTTCTCTTCTGTGTCATCAACATGAGCCTGTCGGACATGATGGTGATTGTGATTCAGCCGTTCTTCATGATGGAGGTGACCATGAACGAGGTTTGGCTGTGGGGCCGCTTCCTCTGCAAGGTCACACACCTCATCTACATGATCAACTTCTACAGCAGCACCTTCTTCCTGGCCTTCATGACCATGGAGCGCTATCTGTCGCTGACCAGACCTTCATCTCCAGCCCTGTTCCCTGTGGCAGGCCGGCGGCGTTGGCTGCTCTGCGGAGGCCTAtgggtgttttcttttttcatggcTCTGATTGAGAATGTCCATGTGGATCTTCTGGAGTGGGATGAACCTGGCTGTTACATGATGCCAGAATACCACTACATCGAATGGTATGTCTCTGTGACTTTTCTTTGCAGCATCTTCCAGTTTTTGCTCCCCGCCACTGTCATCATCACGTGTAACGTGCTGATCGCTCGAGCGGTTCAGACTGCTCCAGACGTGCAGGGCCGACGAGACGTGTGGCTGGTGCATGTCTACTCCCTGGTGTTTGTCATGTGCTGGCTGCCATACCACCTGGTCATGTTACTGCTGAACATAGACGACCTTAACCCCCTCATATTAAGCTGCAACGCATTTGAAGTCCTCTACTTCTCTTTCAGCGTAGTGCAGAGTCTGACTCTTTTCCACTGCATTGCCAATCCCATCCTCTACAACTTCTTAAGCAAGAGCTTTCGCAACAACCTGATCAACACGGTGGTGACCTACATACCCAGAGAGCGGGCCGTGGACCAGCCCAATTCTCTCAATGGAGGTGGTACAGACCTAGGGAAGCAGCGCAAGTTAAGTAATGCCAGTACAAGCCAGTCTGATGTTGCAtcataa